In the Mesorhizobium sp. M1D.F.Ca.ET.043.01.1.1 genome, TGGGCGGCCTGTGCGGACTGGGCACCGACGCCGCCTCTATGTGGAAAGAGATGCGCGAAGGCCGCTCCGCCATCGGCCCGATCGCCAATTCCGAGCTTCATGACCTGGAGGGCATGACCGGCGCTGAGATCAAGGCGCTGCCCCAGCACGACATCAATCGCAAGCAGTTCGTCTCCATGGCCCGCTTCAGCTTGCTCGCCGTGCTTGCAGCGCGCGAAGCCATGCGGCAGGCCGGACTTTCCTGCGACGAGGGGAATGCCCATCGCTTCGGCGCGACAGTGGGCGTCGGCGGCTTGGGCTGGGATGTGATGGAGGAAACTTACCGGGCCCTCCTTTTGGACGGCGCGAGGCGAGTTGGCATCCTCGCTGTACCCAAAACGATGCCAAGCGCCGCCGCCGGCCAGGTGAGCTTGAGCCTCGGCTTGCGCGGGCCGGTCTTCGGGGTGACCTCCGCATGTGCCTCGGCCAACCATGCGATCGCCTCGGCGGTGGACCAGATCAAGCTGGGCCGGGCCGACGTAATGGTTTCCGGAGGCAGCGACGCACCCTTCGCATGGGGCGTGCTGAAAGCATGGGAAGCAATGCGCGTGCTTTCACCCGATACCTGCCGGCCCTTCTCCGCCGATAGGAAGGGCCTGGTGCTGGGCGAGGGTGCGGGCATGGCCGTGCTGGAAAGCTACGAGCATGCCACGAGGCGTGGTGCCACAATTCTTGCCGAGATCGCCGGCGTCGGCCTTTCCGCCGATGCCTTCCACATTGCCGCGCCATCTGTCGAGGGGCCAGCGTCGGCGATGCGCGCCTGCCTTGCCGATGCCGGGCTGAATGCCGAGGACGTCGACTACCTCAACGCGCACGGCACCGGTACCAAAAGCAATGATCAGACTGAAACGGCGGCGATCAAGCGTGTGTTTGGAAACCACGCTTATTCGATGTC is a window encoding:
- a CDS encoding beta-ketoacyl-[acyl-carrier-protein] synthase family protein, whose translation is MDRRVVITGVGGLCGLGTDAASMWKEMREGRSAIGPIANSELHDLEGMTGAEIKALPQHDINRKQFVSMARFSLLAVLAAREAMRQAGLSCDEGNAHRFGATVGVGGLGWDVMEETYRALLLDGARRVGILAVPKTMPSAAAGQVSLSLGLRGPVFGVTSACASANHAIASAVDQIKLGRADVMVSGGSDAPFAWGVLKAWEAMRVLSPDTCRPFSADRKGLVLGEGAGMAVLESYEHATRRGATILAEIAGVGLSADAFHIAAPSVEGPASAMRACLADAGLNAEDVDYLNAHGTGTKSNDQTETAAIKRVFGNHAYSMSISSTKSTHAHCLGAASALEMIACVMAIQEDVVPPTANYREPDPACDLDITPNVPRERKVRVAMSNAFAMGGTNAVLAFRQV